From Streptomyces sp. NBC_00690, a single genomic window includes:
- a CDS encoding aldo/keto reductase, translating into MTHDKRLPERKLGTQGLRTGAIGLGTMGMTLAYGAADEDGGVATIRRAYDLGVTLFDTAELYGLGTGSNEQLLGRAVQGFRDDVSIATKFGFDLSDPSKAGVALNSRPEHIREVTENSLRHLGTDHIDVLYQHRVDPDVPIEDVAGTVGELIAEGKVRYFGLSEAGPDTIRRAHAVQPVSVLQTEYSLFERTVESDVLPVVRELGIGFVPYSPLGRGFLTGAVKPAAGYPEDDMRSWDDRWQPGNYEKNLTAVRQLTALANAKGIAVTQLALAWLLAQGEDIVPIPGTRSPQRVAENTAAARVNLTSQDLTEIRRILPFGAAGSRYPESMMPSW; encoded by the coding sequence ATGACACATGACAAACGACTGCCAGAACGAAAACTCGGCACACAGGGTCTGCGGACCGGTGCGATCGGCCTCGGCACGATGGGGATGACACTGGCGTACGGCGCTGCCGACGAAGACGGCGGTGTCGCGACCATTCGCCGGGCGTACGACCTGGGCGTCACCCTCTTCGACACGGCGGAACTGTACGGTCTGGGCACGGGCAGCAATGAGCAACTACTCGGACGCGCCGTACAGGGCTTCCGTGACGACGTCTCCATCGCCACGAAGTTCGGTTTCGATCTGAGTGATCCGAGCAAAGCCGGCGTCGCATTGAACAGCCGGCCGGAACACATCCGCGAGGTCACCGAGAACAGCCTGCGCCACCTGGGCACCGACCACATCGATGTGCTGTACCAGCACCGTGTCGACCCGGACGTACCCATCGAGGACGTGGCGGGCACGGTGGGCGAGCTGATCGCCGAAGGCAAGGTGCGCTACTTCGGATTGAGCGAGGCGGGACCCGACACCATCCGCCGCGCCCACGCCGTCCAGCCCGTTTCGGTGCTGCAAACGGAGTACTCGTTGTTCGAGCGCACCGTGGAGAGCGATGTGTTGCCGGTGGTGCGCGAACTCGGTATCGGATTCGTCCCGTACTCACCGCTCGGTCGTGGGTTCCTCACGGGTGCGGTGAAACCCGCGGCCGGTTACCCCGAGGACGACATGCGCAGTTGGGACGACCGTTGGCAACCCGGCAACTACGAGAAGAACCTGACCGCCGTACGTCAGTTGACGGCACTCGCGAACGCCAAGGGGATCGCGGTCACCCAGTTGGCGCTGGCCTGGTTGCTGGCCCAGGGCGAGGACATCGTGCCCATCCCCGGCACGCGTAGCCCGCAACGGGTGGCGGAGAACACCGCGGCTGCCCGGGTGAACCTCACATCTCAGGACCTGACGGAGATCCGGAGGATCCTGCCGTTCGGTGCCGCCGGCTCCCGCTATCCGGAGTCGATGATGCCGTCCTGGTGA
- the fdhA gene encoding formaldehyde dehydrogenase, glutathione-independent, with translation MTGNRAVAYMKPGTVEIENIDYPGLELRDGPGVARENIGRKCPHGVILKVLATNICGSDQHMVRGRTTAPAGLVLGHEITGEVVERGPDAEFVQVGDVVSVPFNIACGRCRNCKERQTGICLNVNPARPGAAYGYVDMGGWVGGQAEYVMIPYADFNLLRFPDPEQARAKLLDLTMLSDIFPTGFHGAVTAGTGVGSTVYVAGAGPVGLAAAASAQLLGAAVVIVGDLNAERLAQARSFGCETVDLTRGTAEEQIEQILGEPEVDAAVDAVGFEARAHGKDSEEAPATVLNSLMGLTRAGGALGIPGLYVTDDPGGVDQDARTGTLKVRLGLGWAKSHTFATGQCPVMRYHRGLMQAILNERVHIARAVNATVIGLDDAPRGYAEFDQGASRKYVLNPHGALDGAQPI, from the coding sequence GTGACCGGGAACAGGGCAGTGGCCTATATGAAGCCGGGGACGGTGGAGATCGAGAACATCGACTATCCGGGACTGGAGCTCCGGGACGGGCCAGGGGTGGCACGCGAGAACATCGGCCGCAAATGTCCCCACGGCGTCATCCTCAAGGTCCTGGCGACCAACATCTGCGGTAGCGACCAACACATGGTGCGCGGGCGAACCACCGCACCGGCCGGGCTGGTACTGGGGCACGAGATCACCGGCGAAGTAGTGGAGCGTGGGCCGGACGCAGAGTTCGTCCAGGTCGGCGACGTGGTGTCGGTGCCGTTCAACATCGCCTGCGGCCGATGCCGCAACTGCAAGGAGCGGCAGACCGGCATCTGTCTGAACGTGAACCCGGCCCGTCCTGGAGCCGCGTACGGCTATGTCGACATGGGCGGCTGGGTCGGCGGGCAGGCCGAGTACGTGATGATCCCCTACGCGGACTTCAACCTGCTGCGCTTCCCCGATCCCGAACAGGCACGGGCGAAACTACTCGATCTGACCATGCTGTCCGACATCTTCCCCACCGGATTCCACGGCGCGGTCACCGCGGGCACCGGGGTGGGGTCCACGGTGTACGTGGCCGGGGCTGGGCCGGTAGGGCTCGCCGCGGCTGCCTCCGCTCAACTCCTGGGCGCTGCAGTGGTGATCGTAGGAGATCTCAACGCCGAACGTCTGGCGCAGGCCCGTAGCTTCGGTTGTGAGACCGTCGATCTGACCCGGGGCACCGCCGAGGAGCAGATCGAGCAGATACTCGGCGAGCCGGAGGTCGACGCGGCCGTCGACGCCGTCGGCTTTGAAGCCCGGGCGCACGGCAAGGACTCGGAGGAGGCGCCCGCCACCGTCCTCAACTCCCTGATGGGTCTGACCCGGGCGGGCGGGGCACTCGGCATCCCCGGGCTGTATGTGACCGACGACCCCGGCGGCGTCGACCAGGACGCCCGGACGGGCACCCTGAAGGTACGGCTCGGCCTGGGTTGGGCCAAGAGTCACACCTTCGCCACCGGTCAGTGCCCCGTCATGCGCTATCACCGTGGCCTGATGCAGGCCATCCTCAATGAACGCGTCCACATCGCCCGCGCGGTCAACGCGACTGTGATCGGGTTGGACGACGCCCCGCGCGGCTACGCCGAGTTCGACCAGGGGGCCAGCCGCAAGTACGTCCTCAATCCGCACGGTGCACTCGACGGCGCCCAGCCCATCTGA
- a CDS encoding helix-turn-helix domain-containing protein → MTSGAPQPDVSTGSPRSVPDLGRRVAARRRELGLSREELAEATGSVPGFVQYIEENAAAPGMGVLLRLADALGTTVPELTGATSDQPPGGGRAGADARLRELNQTECHSLLGRTGVGRIAVTTREGPAIVPVNYVMSGEDIVYRTKAGSVPAAAVGAEVAFEVDRIDDAFRTGWSVLAVGKGQEITDTDRIQALDAQVSDLAWAGGHRDLWVAVRPHRLTGRTIENALRPPPS, encoded by the coding sequence GTGACTTCGGGAGCGCCCCAGCCTGATGTATCCACCGGTTCACCCAGGTCCGTCCCGGATCTGGGGCGCAGGGTGGCCGCCCGCCGGCGTGAACTGGGCCTGTCCCGTGAGGAACTGGCCGAGGCGACCGGGTCCGTACCCGGTTTCGTTCAGTACATCGAGGAGAACGCCGCGGCTCCGGGTATGGGTGTGCTGCTGCGGCTCGCGGACGCGCTGGGCACGACGGTTCCCGAACTCACCGGCGCCACTTCCGATCAGCCACCGGGCGGCGGACGTGCGGGGGCAGACGCCCGGTTGCGGGAGTTGAACCAGACCGAATGTCACTCCCTGCTTGGCCGCACCGGAGTGGGACGCATCGCCGTCACCACCCGCGAGGGACCGGCGATCGTCCCGGTCAACTATGTGATGAGCGGGGAGGACATCGTCTACCGGACGAAGGCGGGGAGCGTGCCCGCCGCGGCTGTCGGAGCGGAGGTCGCCTTCGAGGTGGACCGGATCGACGATGCGTTCCGCACGGGCTGGAGCGTGCTCGCGGTCGGCAAGGGGCAGGAGATCACCGACACGGACCGCATCCAGGCCCTGGACGCACAGGTGAGCGACCTCGCCTGGGCGGGTGGGCACCGTGATCTCTGGGTGGCCGTTCGCCCCCACCGTCTCACCGGGCGCACCATCGAGAATGCACTGCGTCCGCCCCCGTCCTGA
- a CDS encoding OsmC family protein encodes MTITPARRPGLAEHLKDKGAAMRAAADRRPHDTDWDEEIGAVCVADDATGVRKVRIGDWSFIGDGGPDIGGFGLGPSSPELLCAVISTCLTHTLLCIAALDDIPIDRVEVHVRARNNDARFFEVPSDAPDVPYDLRATVSLTGPSSAQQYATLRAAADERCPMLKMVRSQHTIELDTDTSDSAD; translated from the coding sequence ATGACCATCACACCTGCCCGCAGACCGGGTCTCGCCGAACATCTCAAGGACAAGGGCGCGGCCATGCGTGCAGCTGCCGACCGTCGTCCGCACGACACCGACTGGGACGAGGAGATCGGGGCCGTATGCGTCGCCGACGATGCGACCGGTGTACGCAAAGTCCGCATCGGAGACTGGTCGTTCATCGGGGACGGGGGTCCCGACATCGGAGGATTCGGCCTCGGGCCGTCCTCGCCGGAACTGCTCTGTGCGGTGATCAGCACCTGCCTGACGCACACGCTGTTGTGCATAGCGGCACTGGACGACATCCCGATCGACCGGGTCGAAGTCCACGTCCGGGCCCGCAACAACGACGCACGGTTCTTCGAGGTCCCCTCCGATGCACCGGACGTGCCCTATGACCTGAGGGCGACCGTCTCCCTGACGGGCCCGAGTTCCGCACAGCAGTACGCCACCCTCCGCGCTGCCGCCGACGAGCGCTGCCCGATGCTGAAGATGGTGCGATCCCAGCACACCATCGAACTGGACACCGACACTTCGGACAGCGCCGACTGA
- a CDS encoding class I SAM-dependent methyltransferase, protein MSADGRADTVRSRVFGEVAELYDAARPGYSDALVRDVLAYARLGDRAAVEVGAGTGKATVPFASHGIPLMCVEPDPRMAEVLRRNTAGYPRVDIEVCGFEEWQPGPRRFGLLFAATCWHWMAPDRRWDLVHSALEPGGAVALFWNPLGVVEAGLHTELAEIDRRHGVVDSPHGRLASSYGDEPGSGGTDDNWPEAECLRDGRFTDARSVRFRQEVRFDTDRYLAHLASVSAYRILPADRRAQALADTAHLLDSRGGGIDLHHLSDLFLARTH, encoded by the coding sequence ATGAGTGCGGACGGACGCGCCGACACGGTTCGAAGCAGGGTGTTCGGTGAGGTGGCGGAGTTGTACGACGCCGCCCGTCCCGGCTACTCGGACGCCCTGGTGCGGGACGTGCTGGCGTACGCCCGGCTGGGCGACCGCGCAGCGGTGGAGGTGGGAGCCGGGACCGGGAAGGCCACGGTCCCCTTCGCCTCGCACGGCATCCCATTGATGTGCGTGGAGCCCGATCCGCGCATGGCCGAGGTGCTACGACGCAACACCGCCGGATACCCCAGGGTGGACATCGAGGTCTGTGGCTTCGAGGAGTGGCAGCCGGGTCCCCGGCGATTCGGGCTGCTCTTCGCAGCCACGTGCTGGCACTGGATGGCACCGGATCGACGTTGGGACCTGGTTCATTCGGCGCTGGAACCGGGTGGCGCGGTGGCGCTGTTCTGGAATCCGCTCGGTGTTGTGGAGGCCGGGTTGCACACCGAACTCGCCGAGATCGACCGCCGCCACGGTGTCGTCGACTCACCGCACGGTCGGTTGGCCTCCTCCTATGGCGATGAGCCCGGCAGCGGGGGCACCGACGACAACTGGCCCGAGGCCGAGTGCCTTCGGGACGGCCGTTTCACTGATGCGCGGTCGGTCCGCTTCCGTCAGGAGGTGCGCTTCGACACCGATCGCTATCTGGCACACCTCGCCTCGGTCTCCGCCTATCGCATCTTGCCCGCGGACCGTCGCGCACAAGCTCTCGCCGACACGGCACACCTGCTGGACTCCCGGGGCGGCGGAATCGACCTGCACCACCTGAGCGACCTCTTTCTCGCCCGAACCCACTAG